A genome region from Nicotiana tabacum cultivar K326 chromosome 13, ASM71507v2, whole genome shotgun sequence includes the following:
- the LOC107826608 gene encoding cell wall / vacuolar inhibitor of fructosidase 2: MSSCYFLLILVFLISIQPTISSSSVDLIQKTCKNTKYYDLCISSLKSDSTSLKADTKGLATIMIKVGMVNATATNSYLSSKLLLNTISNNNTTNNDTILMKKLLKDCAEKYGFAANALQSSLQDLNDEVYDYAYMHVMAAADYPNVCHNGFKRNPGVVYPPQLAIREDGFKHICDVVLGILDALGW, from the coding sequence ATGTCTTCTTGCTACTTCTTATTGATTCTTGTTTTCTTGATTTCAATTCAACCAACAATTTCCTCATCATCAgttgatttgatccaaaaaacaTGCAAAAACACAAAATACTATGATCTTTGTATATCCTCTTTAAAATCTGATTCCACAAGCCTCAAAGCAGACACAAAAGGCTTAGCAACAATTATGATTAAAGTTGGAATGGTCAATGCCACAGCCACAAATTCATACCTTTCTTCCAAATTACTACTTAACACTATTAGTAATAACAACACTACAAATAATGATACAATTTTAATGAAGAAACTTCTTAAAGATTGTGCTGAAAAGTATGGTTTCGCTGCTAATGCTCTTCAATCTTCTCTTCAAGATTTGAATGATGAAGTTTATGACTATGCTTATATGCATGTTATGGCTGCTGCTGATTACCCTAATGTTTGTCATAATGGATTTAAGAGAAATCCTGGAGTTGTTTATCCTCCTCAACTTGCTATTAGAGAAGATGGATTTAAGCATATTtgtgatgttgttttaggtattCTTGATGCTCTTGGTTGGTGA